In Streptomyces venezuelae, the sequence TGGCCGTCGGCGGCGGCACCCTCACCGTCGGCAAGGACCTGATCGGCACCGGCCCCGCCGTCGCCGTGGACGCCGTGCTCTTCACCGCCGGCACCGCGATCGGCCTGGTCATGGCCGTGGCCGTGCCCTATCTGATGGTCGTACGGCACAAGGTCGAGCCCGGGCAGGCCACGCCCGTCTGGCTGCTCCCCCTGGTCGCCCCGATGGTGTCCGCCGCGCTCGGCCCGCTGCTGATACCCCACCTGCCCGCCGGCCAGCCCCGCGAGACCCTGCTGCTCGCCTGCTACGCCATGTTCGGGATCAGCCTGCTCGCCACCCTGCTGATGCTCCCCCTGATCTTCGGCCGGCTGGTCGTGGGCGGCCCCCTCCCCCTGGCCCTGACCCCGACGCTGTTCCTGGTCCTCGGCCCCCTCGGCCAGTCCACCACCGCCGTCAACCAGCTCGCCGACGTCGCCCCCGGGGCGATCGACGGCAGCTACGCGGGCGCGCTGGGTGCCTTCGCCGTCGTCTACGGGGTCCCCGTGATGGGCTTCGCCCTGCTGTGGCTGGCCCTGGCCACGGCCATGCTGGTCCGGGCCGCCCGGAACGGAATGGGATTCGCGATGACCTGGTGGGCCCTGACCTTCCCCCTCGGCACCTGCGTCACCGGCGCCACCGGCCTGGCCCACCACACCGGCCTGACCGCCTACGCCTGGCTCGCCACCGCCCTCTTCGCCGGCCTGCTGACCGCCTGGCTCCTGGCCGCGGCCCACACCCTCCGAGGCCTGCTCTCGGGCCGACTCCTGCCCCGCTAACCCGCCGCGGGGCGGGTCCGAGTCGGCCTGCCGGGCCGGGATCCTGGCCCGGTGCGGGCCGGTCCGCGGGGCCGGGGAGGGGTGTCTCCTCGGCTCGGCGCGTGCGGGCGTGTCTCGGCAGTGCGCGGTGGTTGCGCGCTCGTCCTGCGGGGACACCCCTCCCCGTCCCCGCTCCCCAAGCGCCGGGGCGGCTTCGGGGCACGGGCCGGAGGTGCACGCCGTGGGGCGGCTCCGGGGCACTGCCGGGCACGGGTCGGGGGTTCTGGTGGGGCGGCTTCGGGGTGCTGTCGGAGCACTGCCGTGGGGTGGGGACACGGCGGAGTGTCCCCGCAGGACGAGCGCGCACCACCGGGTACAGCCGAGACATGCCGAACCGCGCGAGCCGAGGAGACACTCCGGCGGGGCACCGCCCCACACCACCCAGCCCCGCCGGCGCTTGAGGCGCGGGGCCCGGGGCAGCGCCCCGGAACCACCGACCCGCCGATCAGCGGGCGGCGCGCAACTGCTCGGCCAGGGCCGCCGGCGCCTCCGCCAGCGAGGGCCCGTACCACGTCAGATGCCTGCCGCTGACGAGAGCCGCCGGCAGGCCGGGAAACGCCTCCGGGCCGTCGCCCGCCGCGAAGGCGTACGGCTCGTCCGGCAGCACCACCAGGTCACAGCCGGCCGCCGCCAGCTCCTCCACCGGCACCCGGGGATACCGCTCCGGGTGCCCGGCGTAGACGTTGCGGACCCCGAGCCGCGCCAGCAGGTCCCCCGCGAAGGTGTCGCGGCCCAGCACCATCCACGGGCGCCGCCAGATCGGCACGAAGGCGGTGCGCGCGACGGCCGGTTCAGCCCGGGCCCACGCGCGCTCCGCGTCCGACAGCCACCCCGGCCTCGTCAGCCCCAGCGTCCCCACCAGCACCCGGTCCAGCTCGCGCAGCGCCTGCGGCAGGTCCCGGACCTCGGTGACCAGCACCTCCACGCCGGCCGCGCGCAGCGCCGCCAGGTCGGGGGCCCGGTTCTCCTCCTCGTTGGCGATCACCAGGTCCGGCCGGAGCTCCGCGATCCGCCGTACGTCGGGGTTCTTCGTCCCGCCGACCCGCACCGCGTCGCCGAGGTCGCCGGGATGCGTGCACCAGTCGGTGACCCCCACCAGCAGCCCCGGCGCGCTCACGGCCACCGCCTCGGTCAGCGAGGGCACCAGCGAGACGACGCGCCGCACGACCCGCGCCACCCCGCTCAGTGCCCCGGCGACGGCGGCTCGGACGTCGCGTGGATGTGCTCGCCCACCGCGACGACCAGGATCCGGGTGTCCTCGGTGACGGCCCGCCAGCGGTGGCGCACGCCGCCGGACAGGAACAGCGCGTCCCCGCTCTCCAGCCGGTACGCCCGCCCCTCCGCCTCTACCTGGCAGGCACCCTCGACCACGTACATCAGTTCGTCGTTGCGGTGCTGGTACTCGCGTCCGGCGTCCTGGTCCCCGGTGAACTCCATCGCGTGCAGCTGGTGGTGCCCGCGCACCAGGGGCCGTACGCCCGGAAACGGCGTGAGCCCGGAGGCGTCACCGGCCCGTACGAGGTCCACCGTGCGCGCGGTGTCGGAGGCGGCCAGCAGCTCGACGGCCGTCGTCTCCAACGCGTCCGCGACCCGCTCCAGGGAGCGCATGCTGGGCCGGGCCCGCTCGTTCTCTATCTGACTCAGGAAGGGCACCGACAGACCGCTGCGCGCCGACACGGCGGCCAGCGTCAGGTGGAGCGCGCGGCGCCGCTTGCGCACGGCCACGCCCACCCGGAGCGGCTCCTTGCCGTCCTTGTCCTTGCTCTTGTCGTCCCTGTCGTTCAGCTTGCCGTCCATGCCATCGCTGCCGTCGGTGCCGTCCCTGTCGTTCATGTCGGGGCTGCCCTCCCCATGTCTGGCGCACATCGGTGTGCTGTAAGCACCTTACGCAGCAACGGGCTCCGGTTTCGCGTGCACGGCTGTTCCCGTACCCGTCCGCTCACTGTCCGTCGCGGCGCGGGGTGTCCGGTCGGCCGGGACGGCCGCCGGGGCGCGTTGCGGCATCATCGACTCCGTGACGACACGACGCCTGATGCTCCTGGACACCGCCTCCCTCTACTACCGCGCCTACTTCGGTGTGCCGGACTCGGTGAAGGCCCCCGACGGCACCCCGGTCAACGCCGTACGCGGCCTGCTCGACTTCATCGGCCGCCTCGTCCAGGACCGCCGGCCGGACGATCTGGTGGCGTGCATGGACGCCGACTGGCGGCCGCACTGGCGGGTGGAGCTGATCCCCTCCTACAAGGCGCACCGGGTGGCCGAGGAGACCGGGACCGGACCGGACGTGGAGGAGACCCCGGACACGCTCGCCCCGCAGGTCCCGATCATCGAGGCGGCGCTGGACGCCTTCGGCATCGCCCGGGTCGGGGTCGCCGGTTACGAGGCGGACGACGTGATCGGCACGCTCACCGCCCGCGCGAGCGGCCCGGTGGACATCGTCACCGGCGACCGGGACCTGTACCAGCTGGTGGACGACGCCCGGCAGCGGCGGGTGCTGTACCCGCTCAAGGGCGTGGGGACCCTGCAGGTGACCGACGAGGCGTGGCTGCGCGAGAAGTACGGGGTGGACGGCCCGGGTTACGCGGACCTGGCGCTGCTGCGCGGCGACCCCAGCGACGGCCTGCCGGGCGTCCCCGGCATCGGCGAGAAGACGGCGGCCAAACTCCTGGACGCCTACGGCACCCTGGCCGGGATCATCGCGGCGGTCGACGACCCGAAGTCGAAGCTGACCCCGACCCAGCGCAAGCGGCTGGACGAGTCCCGCCCGTATCTGGCGGTGGCTCCGAAGGTGGTCCGGGTGGCCTCGGACGTGCCGCTGCCGGCCTTCGACCCGACCCGTCCGACGTCCCCGGCGCAGCCCGAACTGGTGGATGCACTAGCCCATCGGTGGGGTCTGGGTGGCGCAGTCGCTCGCCTGAGCAGTGCACTGCGCCCCTGAGGTGATAACTTAGGTAAGGCTAAGTTTCATGGAGTCAGGGAGTCACCGTGGCAGAAGGACGCGCCCGTACCGTCGGCACCGCCGTTGTCGTACGCACCGAACGGCTGTCGCCGCACATGGTGCGGCTCGTGCTGGGCGGTGAGGGCCTCCGGGAGTTCGGCGCGGGCGAGTACACCGACCACTACGTCAAGCTGCTGTTCGCCCCGGCGGGCGTCAGCTATCCGGCACCGTGGGACCTCGACCGGATCCGCACGGACTTCCCCCGCGCGCAGTGGCCGCGCCAGCGCGCGTACACGGTTCGGAACTGGGACCCCGCGCACCTGGAGCTGACCCTCGACTTCGTGGTCCACGGCGACGAGGGCCTGGCCGGCCCCTGGGCGGCGC encodes:
- a CDS encoding TDT family transporter — translated: MATTLVRPRTLTTPAVRTHKAPALRHLGPNWYACVMGTAILAGAGATLPYQLPGQRVACQLVWALSAVLLAVLLAARAGHWLHHRDQARAHLLDPAVAPFYGCLAMALLAVGGGTLTVGKDLIGTGPAVAVDAVLFTAGTAIGLVMAVAVPYLMVVRHKVEPGQATPVWLLPLVAPMVSAALGPLLIPHLPAGQPRETLLLACYAMFGISLLATLLMLPLIFGRLVVGGPLPLALTPTLFLVLGPLGQSTTAVNQLADVAPGAIDGSYAGALGAFAVVYGVPVMGFALLWLALATAMLVRAARNGMGFAMTWWALTFPLGTCVTGATGLAHHTGLTAYAWLATALFAGLLTAWLLAAAHTLRGLLSGRLLPR
- a CDS encoding helical backbone metal receptor translates to MRRVVSLVPSLTEAVAVSAPGLLVGVTDWCTHPGDLGDAVRVGGTKNPDVRRIAELRPDLVIANEEENRAPDLAALRAAGVEVLVTEVRDLPQALRELDRVLVGTLGLTRPGWLSDAERAWARAEPAVARTAFVPIWRRPWMVLGRDTFAGDLLARLGVRNVYAGHPERYPRVPVEELAAAGCDLVVLPDEPYAFAAGDGPEAFPGLPAALVSGRHLTWYGPSLAEAPAALAEQLRAAR
- a CDS encoding helix-turn-helix domain-containing protein, with product MDGKLNDRDDKSKDKDGKEPLRVGVAVRKRRRALHLTLAAVSARSGLSVPFLSQIENERARPSMRSLERVADALETTAVELLAASDTARTVDLVRAGDASGLTPFPGVRPLVRGHHQLHAMEFTGDQDAGREYQHRNDELMYVVEGACQVEAEGRAYRLESGDALFLSGGVRHRWRAVTEDTRILVVAVGEHIHATSEPPSPGH
- a CDS encoding 5'-3' exonuclease, encoding MLLDTASLYYRAYFGVPDSVKAPDGTPVNAVRGLLDFIGRLVQDRRPDDLVACMDADWRPHWRVELIPSYKAHRVAEETGTGPDVEETPDTLAPQVPIIEAALDAFGIARVGVAGYEADDVIGTLTARASGPVDIVTGDRDLYQLVDDARQRRVLYPLKGVGTLQVTDEAWLREKYGVDGPGYADLALLRGDPSDGLPGVPGIGEKTAAKLLDAYGTLAGIIAAVDDPKSKLTPTQRKRLDESRPYLAVAPKVVRVASDVPLPAFDPTRPTSPAQPELVDALAHRWGLGGAVARLSSALRP